In the genome of Daucus carota subsp. sativus chromosome 9, DH1 v3.0, whole genome shotgun sequence, the window AAGAGAATAATATGACAATTGCTCTTGAAAAACATACGCCTTCGTAGACATGTATCAATTTCTTATGGTTCTGAAATGCAGGAAGCCAGGAACACAATATGTAGGAAATCTGTGGAAATCAAGTTCTGATCCATCATTCAGTAGTGAAGAGCGACCAAATGAATTACACAGAATGCTAGAAAAGCAATGTTCGTGCAAGATCTCGTTGTCTCGACTCTGTTAGTTGAGTAACTAGAGATGCAAGTTAATTGTGCATCACAAACTTAGGTAGAGTTTTTCGGGAATGGATTTTAAAagtatatgattttgattttatgctgATTCTACTGTAGATAAAAAAATGATAGAGTCTTTAAGATTCAAGATCAAAGTAGAATACTACAAAATCTTATGATTTTTGTTGAAATACCAAACAgtctaataaaatttatcattttatgaaattcaaaaaaattcattaaaatttgaatatcatttgatttcaatgaattttaaataattcaaattaaatatcatCAGATCTTtaggtataatttaaaattctgattaaatatacataatttaaaatactaattaatACCCCAAGTTTCTGGATTATTTTAAAATCCGATCTGAATAcatcagattttacaaatgaaacaaaatcttctaaaattttaattgaatacacTTTCTAAATTTACTTTTTGGACGGATGGTGTATATTATAAGATACACGAAAAAGATATTTCtatcataaatttaaatttacacaaaattatctaaatattattaattaatattttttttaacttcttaAGACAATTAAGACTATCAAGTAATTATAATTAAGGTTAAGAACACCATTctgtaaaaaaagaaaaaagaaaaaagaaagtttAAGAACACCATAGAAGTGTATCGAACACAAACGTGTTAAAGTAGCTTGTGCTCTGTCCCCCtgtacttaaaataaaatcccgatttgtttatattattatataaacccTAGCTTATTTCTTTCCCCTTTTCAACAACAAATCAGAGGTACTGCTATCCGTGTCTATATAACTATCCTAATTttgatttgtatatatttagACTCACGTTTTGAGCTGAACTTTTCGATTACTGCTTTACAGGCTTTGGATCGTGAAGAAAGGTCAGAACTTTACTGTGATTAAGCTTTGGTAAGGTATGAATCTAAACCCCTTTTCATCTTTTGTTCTGTTGTGGTGGATTTTATGAtctttttaggtttttttttgttaaagatttgatttttatttctgTTTACTAATTGGGTTGGTGTGTAAAAGTGATTTGTGTGTAATTGGGTTTGTGCTGAATTGATTGATGATGTATGCTGCGGTTCTTTAGGCGAATTTTGTATTTATGTAAGACTTTAGTCTTGTGTGGCCTGTGCCCGAGTTATGTTAGGAGTTGAAATTGGGAATTACTGTGTGCAACTGGAACATGTATTGGATGgtttactctttttttatttaggtTTGGTAAATTGTTCGAGAAATTCGGAATTGATATCATGTACATACCGGTTAGGGAATTTTTTGGTAGCCGTTGTTAATTCACTTGTCTTCTTATTGATTAGATAGTATATAAAGATTAAGCTTCCACGGTGCTTCATATTGTATTTCAATACTAAGCTAAGacaattcatatatttatattggttTTAAGATTATATTACTAATGTAAGAGACACGGagaaatttaatttatctaCGTATTATATCTTAGTTCCTTAGTGGAAGTATTAAGCATATGCAGAAACATGGTTCCTTTGCCATCATCTTCTAAATAATGTTGATCAAATCTTTGTCTATGGACTTATGCGAATCTCTGCACTTCGAAATGCAAGATAAAGCATTATACCTTGAGTTGAAGGCCGGATAAATTGACTTATTTGAGTCGAGGAAAGCCACTTCACTAAGAACATTACCACTTCAAACCAGAAATGATGTGGTAATAAGTTTTATGCCACTTTAGAGACAGCCAAGCTATGAGCTTATCCTGTGTTATTAAAAGCGTGCTTAATTGTGCGATTAATGGTGCTTTGCGTTGAGGCACAAGATGTGCGATTTAAATATTAGCGATTTTTGCTCAATTGTTTACATGAAAGTGAAGGCGTTATTTAGAATGATGTGTGTATTGCTTCAAAAGCGCTCAAGTATTTACATGAAAGTGAAGGCGTTAATTAGAATGATGTGTGTATTGTTTTTGGTGTTGAGGAACCACTTTATCGTATGAGGTTCTTGACAAGAGTAACATCTCTACTTCAAAATGCAACTCACATGCCTTGTTCTTCAACTTCTATAAATGAAGAGGAAGAGGGAGAACAAGAATTTAAAGGACCAGAAATTGAACTAAGTGACTTCGAAGCTTTTGATTTGTTGAACATCACTGATTCATACtttattattgataattttgttatattagacatgttaagaatctattaagtactatatatatgttaaaactatgatcttatttttgaaaaaaatgccCGTGATTATGGCACTTCACGAGTCACGCTTCAAAATTAGGTCCTGCACTTTTTAAGATATTGCGCCTTAAACAACACAGAGTGTATCCCAAACTGCATTTTGAACTTTGTCAAAAGTTGTACACATCTGTCATTCGTCCTTAAACCTCTGAGTCAAAacttttaaaagaaattaaaggtTTTTGGGTACTTAGGTATGAAGTCTGGCAGTCGTGACAAACAGATGTACAAGGTATCACAACCATGTTGTCATATCTTAAATGAATGAACTTGTTGGATTTTGTGTTTGAATGTACTTGGCATTTTGTGAGATGAACTAGCTCATAGGGTAAACATATTACTGTGTTTTAGAATTCTAAGAACTTCTGTGATATCTGAATGATGGTTTTTACTGTTACTTTCCACCAGCAAAAGAGAGCAGGTCAGTTGCACGTCTATTGTGTATGTTTAGCAAATAAGTTAGACGACTATATAGTTTTTGGTGCAGCTGTTTGAAGCTGCAGATATTGCCTATTTCTTCTCCTTATTCTGATATGATTATATCTTGTGCTTTTCTTTTTGGGAATTTACAGAAGAtcgataaataaaataaataaataatggaCCAGCAAGGCCATGGACAGCCCCCAAATATGGGTGTGGTTGGTACTTCAGCTGAGATGCCATATGGTGTGGCTCCTTATCAGGCTAACCAGATGATGGGAACCTCTACTCCTGCACCGGCTGGATTAATTCCGTCTACACAGACTCCAGGTCAGCTTGCACAACACCAACTTGCTTATCAGCAAATCCAccagcagcagcaacagcagTTGCAGCAACAACTCCAGAGCTTTTGGGCAAACCAGTATCAAGAAATTGAGCAGGTTACTGATTTTAAGAATCACAGTCTGCCATTAGCTAGGATTAAGAAAATTATGAAAGCCGATGAGGATGTTAGGATGATATCAGCTGAAGCTCCAGTCATATTTGCCCGAGCCTGCGAGATGTTCATCCTTGAGTTGACTATGCGTGCTTGGAATCATACAGAGGAGAACAAAAGGAGGACACTGCAGAAGAATGACATTGCAGCAGCAATCACAAGGACAGACATATTTGATTTTCTGGTTGATATTGTTCCTAGGGAGGATATGAAAGATGAGGTACTTGCTGCAACAGTTCCAAGAGGGCCCCTACCTATTGGAGGTCCAGCTGAAGGTGTTCCTTACTATAACTATATGCCTCCACAGCATGCTGCACAAGTTGGGTCTCCAGTTATGTACATGGGTCAGCAGCCTCGTCCTTACATGGCTCCTCAAATGTGgccacaacaacagcaaccTCCTGAAGACTCTGATCAGTAATGAGTGGACTGCTGGTCATTAAAGCATGTGAaggtaattttttaattatcatgCTGTAAATGAAGATTATATTGATATCACATCGGTGTTCTTTTAATTCTTTTGAATGTTTTAgtggtttttgttttttgtttattgCTGACTTTTGTTTTGGTGGCCATTGTCCAGTTTTTATCCAGCACCATTAAGTAATGAAGACTAATTTGATAAGAATACTAGAAAACATTTAAATTAAACATGTAGATAATTTTATACACTATACTCTTGACCCCACCTGAGTCGCTGAACCCATGTTCATCATCTTCTTTAAGAACAAGAAGTATGGTGATAACCTAGATCATCAGAAAGAAAGACAAGAGACCAGAGAAAAACTTTGTCACAATTTTTAACTGAACACAAAGAGAGAAACAACCCCCTCTTGGAGAGCAGGGAAGCTTTCCTCGACCAACAACTATGTTTTGTGATAACATCCCACTTACAAGTGGTaagcatctttagagatttgaTGGCAAAATACTCTTACATATCTGAGCACTTAAGCTGCTAGTTGCACAAATAGCATTTATCCCTCTGTCGCAATTTTGACCATCAGAGAATCCTCCTCCGCATTTCGCCCATATGACCAAATTTACTTTCCTCTTCCCATGTTTAAGCCCCAGGATCCATTTTATGTCCTAAGAGCATCACCAACCCTTGAAGTAATTTTTGGCGTAGTttttacaccaaatttggtgtaaaaATCAGACCAGTTATTCTCTCCAAGCCATGTACACCGAAGTTAGGACTCTTTTTTGTAATATAGGTTATTttattgttaaagttgaaattaaTAGATTTTGTGGAACGTAAAAGGAAATGAAATTGGTTTAAGTAAGAAGTATGAGGGTAGTGTTGGATTTACAAAAACTCTAAATTTGGCGTGACACCAAATCTGGTGCAACGTTTAGAGTTTGGTTAGAGAGGAatttacaccaaatttggtgtaaagTACACTTTTAGAGTTTGGTTGTAGATGGTCTAAGCACCACTAAACTCTCCAGCCTTTCTCCGTCTGCCACCAACAACTCAATCGCCAGTATTTAAGATCAAACTGTAGTAACATATGGGGTAAATaactgcaacattttcatttttaatttaggaAAAGGAGAGAGAAGAAAACCAGCTGTTGGCGATCTAATATTTGTGTGTATAAATATTTGAGGATTGAATAGTACTTGCAGTTGGTGGAGAGTAGCAAGTAATTTTGCTCACCTGGGTTATTGGCTGGGTTGGTTTATGGGCACAGTTGGTGTTATGGATGGTTTAACACTTTAACCTgttaagttaatattttttaattttatacatgTCATTAACTTAATGGCTGCCATCCAAGTAAGAAGGGGAGATAAAACCAGCAAATTGATTTTGAGGAAAATTTAACTATCAGAATGCTGAATTCATATGATTTTTTTCACCAATTTGCATTTCAATATAAAAGGTTATAACATCTTTATTATGGAAATGGGATGTTAAATTTGTCTATCAACCTTTTTCTCTCCGTCTCTCTGATGAATACGAACTTCAATTGCGTATGCCTTATTTTCTTTAATGTAATGTTTTGAGGATCCTTATTTCAGAACTTTAGACGTGTATATATGTCTATTTAATGGTTATTTTGGAGTAAACCTCGTTAAAGGTTGTATAGAGTTTTGCAAATTCTGTcatctcattttatttttacacaTTGACATTTTAGGTTATAATTCTGTTGGTTTTGAAGtatagttttttttgttttttttttgtgttcctCCAATATTTTTCATACACTTACAAGCCGGAGCAATGCAGGGACCCTCAAAGCAAAGTTTGACCTGCAGAAGTTGCACATGGGGAAGCAAACAAGTACTTTCACAAGTTAGGAGAAAGAAAATCAAGTATTTCTACTTAATAGGAGAAACTTATCACTATTTTGGCTTGCTCAACTGTTTTTGTCTATCCTTTGACTATATTGATGCATTAGGATGTACTAAATGTGAAATATATACCAGTTTCTGGTATTGCGTTTTTAGTTCAATGACTCGGCCATGGTATGATTTTAAATGGTAAAATTTGATCCtactttccttttgttttgatggAGTTTTTGGAGGAAGAATTTGCTATGGGAAATGCACTGTTAAATGTTTGAATCGAAAAAAATCATATTGCTTCAAAATGTGTTATGTTCAATTAAAAtgtttttgtgttttcattGCATCAAAAATCGTCATAGTTGTAGGATATTGGCCTTTGCTTATCTGCTTTGCTAAGTCGAAAGCTATTCGATTATGAGtgacttaatattttaaaattgatagTATGTATTTGAAGTTAGACAAAATCTAATGTTCTAATCAAGAGGTAAAACTCGCAAACTTTTGTGATATATAATCACAAACGTCTTCCTCTATTGTCATTTTTCTGTTTCTTTGGAAAGCATTAGAaagtgattttcttaaaaaaaaaaaaacatctaaTTGTACCCATGCTTCAATCATGCATGTGATGAACTGAGAATAAGAGCATAAAAGTCGGAGTTTGAAGTCATTTTCGAATTTAACGCTATTTGTGTATTAAGTCAAAAGTTACTtgaatttagaaataaataaaaaattgacttATGTGGGATGTATTTTAaggactttttttatttttgtgattcTTTTGATAAAAGGTCAGTTCAATTACCCAATCACCATCTTCCATAAACTCTTTATTTTATCTATATTTCAAGAGTCTTTTCATCTtgtcttaacttatttttattaataaaagttaCATTTTCATCTGCTCGCCCactaatttttgtttcataCATAAATAcactataaaaataatactccttctgatttttaatatttgacgctttgactttgggcacgatcgagtagttaaaattattattttgggaGTAGTAAGAATTGTCAGTCGATTTTAATAATAATCGAATATACCTGAAATCAAGGAGGCGACAGTCGATCTAAAAgtttaaggggtcgtttggttgagACTTCCTTGGTATCATATATGAGTTTTGTTCATTCAAAACCCATTcaaaacccatacctggtgtttggttgagaaTTTTATTTCATCAAACCCATTCCTCAAACCTATTAAGTATGAGAATTTCATACCCAaaggggaggtgggtatgaaacgTGGGTTTCaggcagtgttctaaaaatcggtctAGGCGGCCGCCTAGGCGATGCCTAGGCGCTAGGCGGCCCCGAGACGCCCCGATTCGGTCCTAGGCGGTGAATTAGGCGgttttttacaaaaatcggtCCTAGGCGGTCAACATCCCGCCTAGGCGGTCCAAATCCCGCCTAGGCGGTCCAAATCCCGCCTAGGCGGTCCAGGCggccaataacaaaaaaaaaataatatttttaataaataaaatctaaaattatgattatattataagaaattaaGTATTCACTTGTACTTAACTTAacatcttataaaaaaaaaagtaaaatgactattatttttatttaatatttcttacattatttataaaagactgattggtatatatttatttaatcaacaattttgtattacatgtatgaagtatttattttatatatgatattatattatttaccaGTTTAACTCTACTAgtagtgaaaaaaaaataaaattattaaattacatttaattataataatttaaaaataatatatgtccgattaatgctccgattaatctttccgattaatccccgatttacCGATTAATCGCTAGAAGGTACCCCGACCGCCCTGGGACGCCTAGCGATTTCTGAAACACTGGTTTCAGGAatcaaaattgtttttttttattttcattattatttatattattccttataattttttaagacaaaatgaaattaatgacttaaaaatgtatataaatattaatttcatgatattttaaattaattacaattaataactcataaatattataattcaaccatattcattccaccactcaaccaaacacctgatatcagaaatgatacctcaaccccataccagcttaacctGATACCTCATTACAACCCCATACCCCCCTCCAACCAAACGACCCATAATTGTTCTCATGaggaaaaaaattacaaaagcgTTCCTGCATCAACAGTTAATCGGTGATATTATTTCTGATTTTTGCTTGGAAAATCAGCACCACATCTCTGGATCTCCACTTGTTAATTTCAGAACTTAAAACAATAATTCAAAGACACCTACAGTCATCTTCTGAAAAATGGTCCTACGAGACACTGTCTTCATATTGACTAACTTTTGACGGACAACTCAACCGTTGAGAAGGCTGTGAATGAAGCTGTAACTGTTTACTGTATCTTTTATGTTTAGTTAAAGTGTTTGAATCAAAATACCTGCATCGGATacgatgttttaattttatttgaaattttcttttgatgTTAAATTGCACCATAGTCCTTTGACCTTTCTAGATTTAGTGCCGACTATCTTAAAAAAAAGGGTTTCTTTTTCCATAGTTACGCGGAGGgtataatcgagccgagcctagTCGAACACTGTCAGACTCGGCTCGAGCTTGATTGAAAAGTTTggggctcgagctcgagttcaaGTTCGATCAAgcttttaatttcaagttcgagCTTGGCTCGTAAACAGTTCGATAGGCTTGAGTTTGTCatcaaatattgacaaaaactcaaaatatgatcggtttggttcgagttcgattcgattaaatatataaattataaataagatattaaatatttttgtagatatatttttataataaaaaaattaaaaaattgtagaggctcgataaggctcgcaaacttacgagccgagtaatttgaaactcgagctcggttcggttcggtaaaatatccaaataactcgagctcgagttcggctcgattATTATCGAATTGaaaaattcgaatattttacgaGCCGTGCTCCAGTAACTCACGAACAGTTTGATTTGTTTAAGATCCTAGTAATGCTATTGTCGATGATTGTTACGTTTtgcacaaaaatatttatagggGCCTTTTGAGTGGTtcaaaataagtgtttattgtttaaactaaagaaatgaaatagaagttagaatTAAGTTCAAACTTATAATTGATTAAAGtatttgagaaataagtagatGTCGTGATTTAAAAGCTAGTATTCTCCATTTcatataagtacttcttgaatTTTTACGCAAACAATATGAATAAGTGCTTGAACTTATAAATCTAAAAGTCGGGTTTCTAAACCCGGTCAAACACCCCATAATTTTATTGCCTTCATCATTCCATCATAAATccatacacatatttatgttttatttatgtttCGAAAGGAAAGTTCCATCATTTTTTTCACTATTTTCCTGATAATCCTCATTATTGAACTCGAAATCCGGTCAcgtatttatattttgaaaggAAGGTTCTATTATTTTCTTCGCTATTTTCCCGATAATCCTCTTCATTAAAAATTCAAGACTCATTCATGCTCGATCACTATTATCTCATATATTCTTCTTTTtcctttaaattatttataatttttcattctatttttttctaattatattatcattttaCATTCATCTGTTTAGTTGAAAAAAGGGAGGAATAGCAGTAACAACCAATAGCATGTTACAGAAGTGAATCTTTGATCTATCTTACTTATTCTTGGATCAGATATGGGATGTTTGTTTCCATTCCCATCTcttatattttgataaaatctaaacatCAATCCTCAAATCTCTGTGGGGACTTTGTGAGACAGATTGCCAAATAAACCCTACCACCCCACATGCACATCAACTCCCTCATAATTGTATTGCTCAACCCATCCTTGCATGCCTCTTTATAACATCTTACTCATTTATGCCCAAACCATATTTCAATTCTAACCAAAACAGAAAAGAAAACTTAAGAATCTCAGAgggaaaaaaattacaaaataactAAGGAAGTTATGGATCAAGATGACATCTTCTTTGCAGACTTAGACAAGCAGATTTCTCTTCTTATAATggacgatgatgatgatgatgatgatactaTTAAATTTCCGGTCTCAAGTTATCGACATCCTTCTGCTAATTCTCTTCAGGTTCTTCTTCCCTGCATCTTTTCATTGAATGAAAAAACAGCTTAATCTAGTAAACATATAGTACTCTTTTGTGTTGTCCTGATcctttttcttgtattttttcTCTAGCCTTTTTCTCGAGTGATTCATCCAAGGCCTCCGACACAATCACAAATGTTCTACGAGCAGAGCTGCATAACAGAGCAGAGCAAAGGAACTGGAGTGTTTTTTCCTCGTTCCACTCAACCACGAAGAAAGAACAGGCAAGGAAGGTTTACAACAAGACCGTCAAACACCAAGTTTCAGAAGCATTCTGATGATAACTCAAGAGATATACCACATGGTTTACCTTACAACAACTACAAATTTTCTTTCAACCATAATAgaaattgaatataaattataaacgaGGTGTGCAGCATACATTATATATTCTTAAGCAGTGTGTATCGAGATAATTCTCTACATTGAAGGATGCATGAGATGGTAATCATGATTCATGCTCCAGATCAATGCCAGCTAGTTAGCAATCTTTTGGTGGGAACTGGGAAGTTTTCGCAAACAGATTGGAATTAGTTTCACTCCTTTGATACAGGATTGTATAATTAGTCATGTTCTTGAGCTTGTTAATGATGTACAATACATTGattcattatttatttgttgAGCAAATTTGCTTGGTGTACAACTGTTTTTTCAAGTTCTTCACATTGACCATATCTTCATGCAATTGGAATATGTATAAGCTCAGATATTCAGAGAACCAACTTTCATTATGGTAACTAATCAGCTCCTCTTTTCACAAATAGACTGGAAATTGAACAAATTCATGATACTTATCTGTATTTAACACTCATACCGGTACGGATGAAGTGAATTTTCCACACTATAACTTGGAAGCTTCAAAAGTTCCTGCACCTTGATGCTTCAAGACCTCTGAGCCAGGAGGGCTTCACTTCTGATATTTTTTTGAATCTTGAAGGAGCTCTAATACTTTTACTACGTAGCTTGCATCAGTTCTTGATTTGGGATCTACACGAAGACATTTAAGTGCAAGGGAGGAAGCTTTTAATGCTGCTTTGACAGTATATTGGCCTTGGAGATGAACATCCATGACATACAATATCCCGTGCTTGCTGGTAAGGTAACACTTAGCCCATGCCCTTGTTGCAAGAGTCTCACCAGTTAGTCTTCGTCCTGTC includes:
- the LOC108202670 gene encoding nuclear transcription factor Y subunit C-9, whose amino-acid sequence is MDQQGHGQPPNMGVVGTSAEMPYGVAPYQANQMMGTSTPAPAGLIPSTQTPGQLAQHQLAYQQIHQQQQQQLQQQLQSFWANQYQEIEQVTDFKNHSLPLARIKKIMKADEDVRMISAEAPVIFARACEMFILELTMRAWNHTEENKRRTLQKNDIAAAITRTDIFDFLVDIVPREDMKDEVLAATVPRGPLPIGGPAEGVPYYNYMPPQHAAQVGSPVMYMGQQPRPYMAPQMWPQQQQPPEDSDQ
- the LOC108202883 gene encoding uncharacterized protein LOC108202883; this translates as MDQDDIFFADLDKQISLLIMDDDDDDDDTIKFPVSSYRHPSANSLQPFSRVIHPRPPTQSQMFYEQSCITEQSKGTGVFFPRSTQPRRKNRQGRFTTRPSNTKFQKHSDDNSRDIPHGLPYNNYKFSFNHNRN